A single Paenibacillus sp. FSL R5-0517 DNA region contains:
- a CDS encoding flagellar FlbD family protein, translating to MISVTRLNGSPMWLNALMVEIVEETPDTYITLVTGKRLIVLEKADDVISKIKDYNREIGVQAATIKVQQTEES from the coding sequence ATGATTTCGGTTACGCGGTTAAATGGTTCTCCCATGTGGTTAAATGCGCTGATGGTTGAAATAGTGGAAGAGACGCCGGATACGTATATTACTCTGGTAACTGGAAAGAGACTGATTGTGCTTGAAAAAGCCGATGACGTTATTTCCAAGATTAAAGATTACAACCGTGAAATCGGGGTTCAGGCAGCCACTATTAAAGTGCAGCAAACGGAGGAATCCTGA
- a CDS encoding flagellar basal body-associated FliL family protein: MKKMMPWLATMLLAITLIVVVVFVFMQGQNGNKDDTHTAAASEKKMTADEIVEVSSELGEIKTNLADTDHVVVVSFSFKLSDKTAKEDFEKIKEITVKPIIIQTFADTKSEELATAKGRVQFNERLTGLINEALPEGKLSSTSFSAFVMAPM, from the coding sequence ATGAAAAAAATGATGCCCTGGCTTGCAACGATGTTGCTTGCAATAACACTCATTGTGGTGGTTGTGTTTGTATTTATGCAAGGACAGAACGGGAATAAGGACGACACACATACGGCGGCAGCTTCAGAAAAGAAGATGACTGCGGATGAGATTGTAGAGGTTTCCTCTGAGCTTGGAGAAATTAAAACCAACTTGGCTGATACGGATCATGTTGTAGTTGTCAGCTTCTCATTCAAGTTGTCAGACAAAACAGCCAAAGAAGATTTTGAGAAAATTAAAGAAATTACAGTGAAGCCTATTATCATTCAGACGTTTGCGGATACAAAGTCTGAGGAGCTGGCTACAGCGAAGGGCCGAGTACAATTTAATGAGAGATTGACCGGACTAATTAATGAAGCTTTACCTGAAGGTAAGTTGAGCAGCACCAGTTTTTCAGCTTTTGTAATGGCGCCAATGTAA
- the fliM gene encoding flagellar motor switch protein FliM has product MVDVLSQNEIDALLAALSSGEMDAEELKKEETQKKIRSYDFKRAVRFSKDHIRSLTRIHENFARFLTTYFSAQLRTFVQINVVQVEQLPYDEFIRSIPKMTILNIFEAEPLQGRMVMEVHPNVGYAMLDRLLGGTGSAPTKIASMTEIETTIMERIFSRAFESLQEAWKTVLDISPRMEALETNPQFMQIVSPNETIALISLSTKIGDTTGMINLCIPHVVLEPIMSRLSTHQWFVSEKKTRAPEEYDALRERVNKAKLPIVAELGESRISIAEFLGLSVGDVITLNKPVDEGLSIKVGDKLKYMGSPGTIKDRVAVQIDEIVTEGVEEFDE; this is encoded by the coding sequence ATGGTGGATGTATTATCACAAAATGAGATTGACGCCCTATTAGCAGCCCTTTCTTCTGGTGAGATGGATGCGGAAGAATTGAAGAAGGAAGAAACTCAGAAGAAAATCAGATCGTACGATTTTAAGCGGGCAGTGCGTTTTTCCAAAGACCATATCAGAAGCTTGACTCGTATTCATGAAAACTTTGCACGCTTTCTCACCACTTATTTTTCAGCCCAACTGCGGACGTTCGTTCAAATCAATGTCGTTCAGGTCGAACAGTTGCCTTATGATGAGTTTATCCGTTCTATTCCTAAGATGACGATATTGAACATTTTTGAAGCGGAGCCACTACAGGGAAGAATGGTGATGGAAGTCCATCCGAACGTGGGATATGCGATGTTGGATCGCCTGCTTGGTGGAACGGGGAGTGCTCCGACAAAGATTGCATCGATGACGGAGATTGAAACGACCATCATGGAGCGAATATTCAGCCGTGCATTTGAAAGTTTGCAGGAAGCATGGAAGACCGTGTTGGATATTTCCCCAAGGATGGAAGCGCTCGAGACCAATCCGCAATTTATGCAGATTGTATCTCCCAATGAAACGATTGCTCTGATCTCGCTCAGCACCAAAATTGGTGACACGACAGGCATGATCAATCTATGTATACCGCATGTCGTTCTTGAACCTATTATGTCACGGTTGTCCACTCATCAGTGGTTTGTTTCGGAGAAGAAAACCAGAGCTCCGGAAGAATATGATGCTTTAAGAGAGCGTGTGAACAAAGCCAAATTACCCATCGTTGCGGAATTGGGAGAATCCAGAATTTCAATTGCAGAATTTCTGGGTCTGTCCGTTGGTGATGTCATTACGTTGAACAAACCAGTGGATGAGGGACTTTCCATTAAAGTGGGTGACAAACTGAAATACATGGGCAGTCCGGGGACAATCAAGGACCGTGTGGCTGTGCAAATAGACGAGATTGTCACCGAAGGAGTTGAAGAATTTGAC